One Gordonia pseudamarae genomic window, TACCAGCGATTCGAATCGGGCGCCGTGCAGGTGGTGCGGTCGCGCGTCGGCCATGGTGAGAACTGGCATGCCGGGATCCTTCCGGGAGTGGCTGAAGTAGATAGACAGTCAAACTGACTATAATTAAGTCAGTTAAACTGTCCATATGTCAAGGGATCCGGTTCACGCGGAGGAATTGTCGCTGCTGCTGATGCGGGCCGGTTCCGCCGTCGCCGAACGGATCAACGGCGCTGTGGTGGCCGCCGGCCATCCCGGGCTGCGGCCGGTGCACGGGCTGGTATTCGCGCGGATCTCCGGCACCGGTGCCTCGGTCAACCGGATCGCCGAACACCTCGGCATCACCAAACAGTCCGCCTCGGCCATCGTCGACACGCTTGTCCGCAACGGTTACGTGCATCGTCGGCCCGACCCCACGGATCGACGCGCCTCGATCATCGAACTCACCGACCAGGGGCGGCAGGTCACGCTCGCCGCATCGCGGGCGGCGGCGGCGGAGGTCGCGCGACTGGAGGGCAGCTGGGGCCCGGACGCGCTGCACTCGTTCACCGAGATGCTCGACGACCTCGCCGCGGAGGCCGGCCCCCGGCCGGTGTGGTGACCGGGGGCCGAGCCGTCACATGATGTCGCGAGGGTGCATGCGCTTGGGTGCGCATTGCAGCACCGACATGTCCCAGGCCACGAATCGCCGGTTTTCCACCGGTTCCGAGTACAGGTCATCGACGGCGGCCTTGCCCAGGTTATGCGGTCCGACGATCCGGTAGCAGGACTGGTTGAAACTGCCGAACCACACCTGAATGAACAGCTTCGGGTTGAGCACCAGCTTCCACCAGGGGAGCAGGCAGCCGATCTCCCGGGCCAGCTCATCCAGGTAGATCACCTGCGACGGAATCGCTTCGGTGTGCCGCGGGCTGAGCGCGGTGAAGTGCTCCTCCCATGCCTTCTCGGCGGCGATCCTCCTGTCGAGATCCTTGGGCACCGAGAGCTTTCCGCTCAGCACCCGGGCGAAGTAGCGGGCCTGCATCTCGGCGCAGATGGGCACACCGCCGGAGAACGGCCGGGTCAGCCCGATGACCGCGGCGGTGCCGGCGTGCTCGGGGTGCAAGAAGTGCTTGTACAGATTGCGCACATTGGCGTCCTTGACGGTGAGATCGCCGAGGAACTGCTCGGTGCGGCGGTACCCGGTGCACAGCACGACGGCGTCGTAGTCGTGCGTGGTGCCGTCCTTGAAACGTACGGTGGCGCCGTCGGAACCGTCGATACCGGCGTCGTTGAGGACCACCTGTCCGTTCACCAGGCTCGGGATGAAGGTGACGTTCTTGGAGAAGATGCTGCGCTGGCACCAGCTGCCGTCCGGTTGCGAACGGTGATTCCAGGTGCGGATCATCTCCCAGTTCTCGTCGGTGTGCGGGGTGTTGAGATCGAGCATCGGTGGATCGGCCGGTGCGCCGAAGGGATTGAGTTTGGGCTGGGCGAACTCCTTGCCCAGCAGCTTGCGGACGACAGCCGCGACGGTCGTGGCCACGCCGTAGACCACGGACGCCGCCAGGAACAGGAACTTGGCGACGGCGCTGCGGCCCCAGAACGACTCGTAGACGAACGGGTATTCGCTGGAGCGGCGCAGCATCTCATGAACGTGCGAACGTACGGTGCCGTTGTCGGTGCTCTTGGTGCTGTTGAACACGCGTGGCAGCAGCCATGTGTACGAG contains:
- a CDS encoding MarR family winged helix-turn-helix transcriptional regulator, which produces MSRDPVHAEELSLLLMRAGSAVAERINGAVVAAGHPGLRPVHGLVFARISGTGASVNRIAEHLGITKQSASAIVDTLVRNGYVHRRPDPTDRRASIIELTDQGRQVTLAASRAAAAEVARLEGSWGPDALHSFTEMLDDLAAEAGPRPVW
- a CDS encoding flavin-containing monooxygenase yields the protein MKVAVIGAGPSGLTTIKQLRDEGHEVVCFDKNGGAGGIWYRDDVDQDNPGQDNPGQDVAGQDVAGTDHHQTTKAYDSLYLTISMKMMAFSDYPYQGPQRVFYTRSQYLEYLREYADRFGILECIRSSSEVTDLTRTKSGWTVTARTSGTETREDFDAIALCSGPFQTPNRDIPGLENFTGEIIHSGEYRDAERFRGKRVLIVGLAESGADLVREVGEVAQACTLSIRSYTWLLPRVFNSTKSTDNGTVRSHVHEMLRRSSEYPFVYESFWGRSAVAKFLFLAASVVYGVATTVAAVVRKLLGKEFAQPKLNPFGAPADPPMLDLNTPHTDENWEMIRTWNHRSQPDGSWCQRSIFSKNVTFIPSLVNGQVVLNDAGIDGSDGATVRFKDGTTHDYDAVVLCTGYRRTEQFLGDLTVKDANVRNLYKHFLHPEHAGTAAVIGLTRPFSGGVPICAEMQARYFARVLSGKLSVPKDLDRRIAAEKAWEEHFTALSPRHTEAIPSQVIYLDELAREIGCLLPWWKLVLNPKLFIQVWFGSFNQSCYRIVGPHNLGKAAVDDLYSEPVENRRFVAWDMSVLQCAPKRMHPRDIM